Proteins co-encoded in one Gehongia tenuis genomic window:
- a CDS encoding DNA gyrase/topoisomerase IV subunit B — MAEKYDAGKIQVLEGLDAVRMRPGMYIGSTNSRGLHHLLWEIVDNAIDEAANGYATKVEVILHKDGSATVTDNGRGIPVDKHPQLGVSGVEVVYTQLHAGGKFNNENYAYSGGLHGVGASVVNALSEWLTVEVYTDWSAYRQEFESRYDPKTKKILSGHPKGPLERLGNTRKKGTKVTFLPDSRVFETIEFGHDTVKRRLKELAFLNDGVEIVFIDERRREEKGPYKRSYCYHRGLADFIEYVNKDKNALHESPILLQGEKEGIRIQIAVQYTDSYTENIFSYVNNIPTPEGGTHETGFKAGLTKVMNDTARRLGVLKEKDSNLSGEDYREGITAILSLKMKNIQFEGQTKAKLGNSEARTAVDAVTQEQLSQYFEELANQETAQKILTKAVQAAKVREASRKTKETIRKMNKLDSAPLVGKLSSCTGRKPVDNELFIVEGDSAGGSAKQGRDRRYQAILPLRGKPLNAEKKRLDQVLENEEFRTIITALGTGIGDDFNVKALRYHKVIILADADQDGGHIRAILLTFFFRYMRELITEGHVYIGQPPLYRIKKGAKEEYVYDDRALQKALKKYGKGYTIQRYKGLGEMDASQLWETTMDPLHRNLVQVNVEDAAEADRVVTILMGDKVEPRKEYLSEYANFNRVDEFENMEVNHAE, encoded by the coding sequence GGCAGCACCAACAGCCGGGGGCTCCATCACCTTTTGTGGGAGATCGTGGACAACGCCATCGACGAGGCGGCCAACGGTTACGCCACCAAGGTGGAGGTCATTCTCCATAAGGACGGCTCGGCCACCGTCACCGACAACGGCCGGGGCATCCCCGTGGACAAGCATCCCCAGCTGGGCGTGTCCGGCGTGGAGGTCGTCTACACCCAGCTCCATGCCGGCGGCAAGTTCAACAACGAGAATTACGCCTATTCCGGCGGCCTGCACGGCGTGGGCGCCTCGGTGGTGAACGCCCTGTCCGAATGGCTGACGGTGGAGGTCTACACCGATTGGAGCGCCTACCGGCAGGAGTTTGAGAGCCGCTACGATCCGAAGACGAAGAAGATCCTTTCCGGCCATCCCAAGGGGCCGCTGGAGCGGCTGGGCAACACGAGAAAGAAGGGAACCAAGGTCACCTTCCTGCCGGACAGCCGGGTCTTTGAGACCATCGAGTTCGGCCACGACACCGTCAAGCGCCGTCTCAAGGAACTGGCCTTTTTGAACGACGGCGTGGAGATCGTCTTTATTGACGAACGCCGCCGGGAGGAGAAAGGGCCGTACAAGCGGAGCTACTGCTACCACCGCGGCTTGGCGGACTTCATTGAATATGTAAACAAAGACAAGAACGCGCTGCACGAATCTCCCATTCTTTTGCAGGGTGAAAAAGAGGGCATTCGCATTCAAATTGCCGTGCAGTACACCGACTCCTACACGGAGAATATTTTTTCTTATGTAAATAATATTCCCACCCCCGAGGGCGGCACCCACGAGACGGGGTTCAAGGCCGGCCTCACCAAGGTGATGAACGACACCGCGAGGCGTCTCGGCGTGCTGAAGGAGAAGGACAGCAACCTTTCCGGCGAGGATTACCGGGAGGGCATCACCGCCATCCTCTCCCTCAAGATGAAGAACATTCAGTTTGAGGGCCAAACCAAGGCGAAGCTGGGCAATTCCGAGGCGAGGACCGCGGTGGACGCCGTCACTCAGGAGCAGCTCTCCCAGTATTTTGAAGAGCTGGCCAACCAGGAGACCGCCCAGAAGATCCTCACCAAGGCCGTGCAGGCGGCGAAGGTGCGGGAGGCTTCGAGGAAGACCAAGGAGACCATCCGCAAGATGAACAAGCTGGACAGTGCGCCTCTCGTGGGCAAGCTCTCCAGCTGCACCGGCAGAAAGCCGGTGGACAATGAGCTTTTCATCGTGGAGGGCGACTCCGCCGGCGGCTCCGCCAAGCAGGGCCGGGACCGGCGCTATCAGGCCATCCTGCCCCTTCGGGGCAAGCCCCTCAACGCCGAGAAGAAGCGGTTGGACCAGGTCCTCGAAAACGAGGAGTTCCGTACCATCATCACGGCGCTGGGCACGGGCATTGGCGACGACTTCAACGTGAAGGCCCTGCGCTACCACAAGGTGATCATCCTGGCCGATGCGGATCAGGACGGCGGACACATCCGGGCGATCCTTCTCACCTTCTTCTTCCGCTACATGCGGGAGCTCATCACCGAGGGCCACGTGTACATCGGCCAGCCGCCGCTATACCGCATCAAGAAGGGCGCGAAGGAGGAATACGTCTATGACGACCGGGCGCTGCAAAAGGCGCTCAAAAAGTACGGCAAGGGCTACACCATCCAGCGCTACAAGGGCCTGGGGGAGATGGACGCCAGTCAGCTTTGGGAGACCACCATGGACCCCCTTCATCGCAACCTGGTGCAGGTGAACGTTGAGGACGCCGCCGAGGCGGACCGGGTGGTGACTATTTTGATGGGGGACAAGGTGGAGCCCCGCAAGGAATATTTGAGCGAATACGCCAACTTCAACCGGGTGGACGAGTTCGAGAACATGGAGGTGAACCATGCCGAGTAA